A window of the Artemia franciscana chromosome 3, ASM3288406v1, whole genome shotgun sequence genome harbors these coding sequences:
- the LOC136025433 gene encoding uncharacterized protein LOC136025433 has product MEYVLLMWFSIVVTLVTGAPTEQTLTRVQDVNSSTVHDKQQISQKPPESISYGGQKRDPFEKKATVEEDLHSGETLFVYTDVLYEHPTYLYSDPYSSPYWG; this is encoded by the coding sequence GTTCTTCTAATGTGGTTTTCTATTGTTGTCACACTGGTAACAGGAGCACCTACGGAACAAACTCTTACTAGAGTTCAAGATGTAAACTCTAGTACAGTTCACGATAAGCAACAAATTAGTCAAAAACCACCAGAATCGATTTCCTACGGCGGGCAGAAACGAGACCCTTTTGAGAAGAAAGCAACAGTAGAGGAGGACCTTCATAGTGGCGAGACTTTGTTTGTCTATACCGATGTTCTCTATGAGCATCCGACCTATTTATATTCTGATCCATATTCCTCTCCTTACTGGGgataa